A single window of Sphingobacteriales bacterium DNA harbors:
- a CDS encoding NAD kinase → MNIGIYSRIFKPEHLGYLKYLVNKLEKNKFNILIHKDYKDQITSSKTIQALQTFQQQTEIKKLDLIIAIGGDGTILDTLHFVRDTNIPVAGINMGRLGFLADIHKEEIDALVQAIVQNNYTIEKRNLIFVDSNKATFGEINFGLNEFTIHKKDSASMIVIHVYLNGEFLNSFWADGLIIATPTGSTAYSLSCGGPIIFPTTSSFVITPVAPHNLNARPLIIPDDTVLSFEVESRSSTFLSSLDSRFITLDNSYQIAVKKAPFTFNLIRLPESSYLKTLRGKLRWGEDSRNS, encoded by the coding sequence ATGAATATTGGAATCTATAGTAGGATATTCAAACCAGAACACCTAGGTTATCTGAAATATCTAGTTAATAAATTAGAGAAAAACAAGTTCAATATTCTTATACACAAAGATTATAAAGACCAAATAACAAGCTCAAAGACAATACAAGCACTACAAACATTTCAACAACAAACAGAAATAAAAAAACTAGATTTAATTATTGCTATTGGTGGCGATGGAACAATCTTAGACACGCTTCATTTTGTAAGAGATACCAATATTCCAGTTGCAGGCATCAATATGGGAAGATTGGGTTTTTTGGCAGACATACACAAAGAAGAAATTGATGCATTAGTTCAAGCAATAGTGCAAAATAACTACACCATAGAGAAAAGAAATTTAATATTTGTAGATAGCAATAAAGCCACATTTGGAGAAATAAATTTTGGGTTAAACGAATTTACCATACACAAAAAAGATTCTGCATCGATGATTGTCATCCATGTGTATCTAAATGGAGAATTTCTAAACTCATTTTGGGCAGATGGCTTAATTATTGCAACACCAACAGGCTCAACAGCGTACTCACTAAGTTGTGGTGGCCCAATTATTTTTCCTACAACTAGTTCTTTTGTCATTACACCAGTTGCGCCACACAATTTGAATGCAAGACCACTCATTATTCCAGATGATACTGTACTTTCATTTGAGGTAGAAAGTCGTTCAAGCACATTTTTATCTTCTTTAGATTCAAGATTTATTACATTAGATAATAGCTATCAAATAGCAGTAAAAAAAGCACCATTCACATTCAATTTAATTCGACTACCAGAGAGCTCATATTTAAAAACATTAAGAGGAAAACTACGCTGGGGCGAAGACTCTAGAAATTCGTAA
- a CDS encoding outer membrane beta-barrel protein: MKKSIKILYLLLSIILCSYHTNAVAQEKEFGVWAGTAVFLGDLNPNMSFKNARSAMGAFFRYNFNNRMSVRTGVNYAFLQAKDSYQKRYPYLLHRNLSFSSQIIEVGATYEINFFAYSTSGERKTKNWTPYIFGGASLFYYNPTTKLNGNKYRLEYVGTEGQKSANIQSRTKGYNSYAFAIPFGMGIKYALNQNWALNFEVSSRYAFTDFIDDVSGVYPDINEINYYGNGVNLGELLYDRSTEVGTKTGITNKQRGTSSEKDRFLFVGVTLTYTIFETKCPKVF; the protein is encoded by the coding sequence TTGAAGAAAAGCATAAAAATATTATATCTACTGCTATCCATCATTTTGTGTAGCTACCATACTAATGCTGTAGCACAAGAAAAAGAATTTGGCGTTTGGGCAGGAACTGCTGTCTTTTTAGGTGATTTAAATCCAAATATGTCGTTTAAAAATGCCAGAAGCGCTATGGGTGCATTTTTTAGGTATAATTTTAATAATAGAATGTCTGTTAGAACTGGCGTAAATTATGCATTCTTACAAGCAAAAGATAGTTATCAAAAAAGATATCCTTACCTATTGCATAGAAATCTAAGCTTTAGCTCACAGATAATTGAAGTTGGTGCTACCTATGAAATCAACTTCTTTGCCTATTCTACTTCTGGAGAAAGAAAAACTAAAAACTGGACACCATATATCTTTGGTGGTGCAAGCTTATTCTACTACAATCCAACTACAAAACTGAATGGTAATAAATATAGATTAGAATATGTTGGCACAGAAGGACAAAAATCTGCAAATATTCAAAGTAGAACAAAAGGGTACAACAGTTATGCATTTGCAATTCCATTTGGCATGGGCATCAAATACGCATTAAACCAAAATTGGGCACTCAATTTTGAGGTAAGCTCAAGATATGCATTCACAGATTTTATAGATGATGTAAGTGGTGTTTATCCAGACATAAATGAAATAAATTATTATGGAAATGGTGTTAATCTTGGTGAATTACTTTACGATAGATCTACAGAAGTAGGCACTAAAACAGGAATTACAAATAAACAAAGAGGTACAAGTAGCGAAAAAGATAGATTTCTTTTTGTTGGTGTTACATTAACCTATACTATTTTTGAAACTAAATGCCCAAAAGTATTTTAA
- a CDS encoding isoprenyl transferase, with protein sequence MISSKEDILTDYKSLINTEALPQHIAIIMDGNGRWAKQQGKHRVFGHKNGVKAVRDTTEACAEIGVKYLTLYAFSTENWNRPQTEVSALMELLFLTIRKEIKTLQKNNIRLNSIGNIQFLPESSQKALKESIEATKNNDRMTLTLALSYGAREEITTAVKNIAQSVKDNNINIEDIDQAYISNQLYTHNIPDPELLIRTSGEHRISNFLLWQIAYTELYFTPTLWPDFTKDDIYKSIYEYQNRERRFGKTSEQISK encoded by the coding sequence ATGATAAGTAGCAAAGAAGATATACTGACAGATTATAAATCATTAATTAATACAGAAGCATTGCCACAGCATATTGCAATCATCATGGATGGTAATGGTAGATGGGCAAAACAACAAGGCAAACATAGAGTATTTGGACATAAAAATGGTGTAAAAGCAGTAAGAGACACAACAGAAGCATGTGCAGAAATAGGCGTAAAATATCTTACACTATATGCATTCTCTACAGAAAATTGGAATAGACCACAAACAGAAGTTTCAGCACTAATGGAATTATTATTTCTTACAATTAGAAAAGAAATAAAAACATTGCAAAAAAACAATATCAGGTTAAATTCAATTGGAAATATACAATTTTTGCCAGAGAGTAGCCAAAAGGCACTTAAAGAAAGTATAGAAGCTACAAAAAACAATGATAGAATGACATTAACACTTGCATTAAGCTATGGTGCAAGAGAAGAAATTACAACAGCAGTAAAAAATATAGCTCAAAGTGTTAAAGACAACAACATAAATATCGAAGATATAGACCAAGCATACATTAGCAATCAATTATATACGCACAATATTCCTGATCCAGAACTACTTATTAGAACAAGTGGCGAGCATAGAATAAGCAATTTCTTATTGTGGCAAATAGCATATACAGAACTTTACTTTACACCAACATTGTGGCCAGATTTTACAAAAGATGATATTTACAAAAGTATTTATGAATATCAAAATAGAGAAAGAAGATTTGGAAAAACTAGTGAACAAATTAGCAAATAA